In Tsuneonella amylolytica, one genomic interval encodes:
- a CDS encoding TonB-dependent receptor domain-containing protein: MSISLRLAGALLITSALTAPELALAQSQTDASPAPTPPTGEDVAEPQPETDIPNEPGPDQAAQEETEVSVPGGAGAIIVTGRRDRNVARSSDQVVSVLGTAEIARTGEGNIAGALSRVTGLSVVGNGFVYVRGLGDRYSLALLNGSPLPSPEPLKRVVPLDLFPTGVVSSSLVQKSYSANYPGEFGGGVINLTTKTTPDEPFLSIGFGVSGDTETTFNLGYTYYGSKTDWLGYDNGSRDAPPALQNYFDSGLLIGTDPVDSTAIARELVNFRNGVVQRDYSTMPNFSGSLSAGKTFALGSVDLGVIAAAGYSNKWLTKDIVQQASQSADLSSLEKDFRSVNTDQRILVNGLFGLGLEFGDNKLRWTNVYIHDTVKKASLALGQKPAQNGGTDFLQQRTAFYERQLIDTQLTGEFRIAQDVTAELRGTYANTKRKAPGELTFEYVRTNSAADPFGAFFVNRLNNGNGGNGGITFSDLNEDLWAGGADVTWRVMPPLAFTAGGAYSKTDRFSSRRDFLILAPNTFQGSTQAVSAIGLLRPDLLLGPNIVDAVGIGLIETDPGTPAFDAGLEIKAGYLKGNWAIGDISIDAGVRYEDATLTTSPVQVFTSVPPSVPPTSQQNAYWLPAATVTWDIGGGRQVRLNASKTIARPQFRELIAQPYYDPDSNRPYRGNPLLVDSHLYNAEARFEWYFAPEQRVSLAGFYKKIDNPIEAFVTGIDLLTSYANAPSASLYGAEFELVKYTPLSGLGGGFFAPRRLVGIVNYTYTQSELSVGANDSVAVFGAASTIATDYFRDGSPLTGQSDHIVNLQLGLENEDRLSQQTLLLSYASDRVVSRGLNGSPPQPDVIESPGLQLDFVWREGFSLLGAELEAKFEARNIFGRGHREFQRAGENQIEINTYDVGTTLAASVGLKF; this comes from the coding sequence ATGTCCATCTCGCTGCGGCTGGCCGGTGCGCTGCTGATCACCAGTGCGCTGACCGCGCCCGAACTCGCGCTCGCCCAGAGCCAGACCGACGCTTCGCCCGCGCCGACCCCGCCGACCGGCGAGGACGTCGCCGAGCCGCAGCCTGAAACGGACATTCCCAACGAGCCGGGCCCCGACCAGGCGGCGCAGGAGGAAACGGAAGTTTCGGTTCCCGGCGGCGCAGGCGCGATCATCGTCACCGGCCGCCGCGACCGCAATGTCGCGCGCAGTTCGGACCAGGTGGTCTCCGTACTCGGGACCGCAGAGATCGCCCGGACCGGCGAAGGCAACATCGCCGGCGCCCTGTCGCGGGTGACCGGCCTTTCCGTGGTCGGGAACGGGTTCGTCTATGTCCGCGGCCTCGGCGATCGGTACAGCCTGGCGCTGCTCAACGGTAGCCCGCTGCCCAGCCCCGAGCCGCTGAAGCGCGTCGTCCCGCTCGACCTGTTCCCGACCGGCGTGGTTTCGTCGTCGCTCGTGCAGAAGAGCTATTCGGCAAACTACCCCGGCGAATTCGGCGGCGGCGTCATCAACCTCACCACCAAGACCACACCCGACGAGCCGTTCCTGTCGATCGGGTTCGGCGTTTCGGGAGATACCGAGACGACGTTCAACCTCGGCTACACCTACTACGGCAGCAAGACCGACTGGCTCGGCTACGACAACGGCAGCCGCGATGCACCGCCGGCGTTGCAGAACTATTTCGACAGCGGACTGCTGATCGGCACCGACCCCGTCGATTCGACCGCGATCGCGCGCGAGCTGGTCAATTTCCGCAACGGTGTGGTCCAGCGCGACTATTCGACGATGCCCAACTTCTCGGGGAGCCTGTCGGCCGGGAAGACGTTCGCGCTGGGCAGCGTGGACCTCGGCGTCATCGCGGCGGCGGGCTACAGCAACAAGTGGCTGACCAAGGACATCGTCCAGCAGGCTTCGCAGAGCGCCGACCTGTCGAGCCTCGAAAAGGACTTCCGCAGCGTCAACACCGACCAGCGGATCCTCGTCAACGGCCTGTTCGGGCTCGGCCTCGAATTCGGCGACAACAAGCTGCGGTGGACGAACGTCTATATCCACGACACCGTCAAGAAGGCCTCGCTCGCGCTGGGGCAGAAGCCGGCGCAGAACGGCGGGACCGATTTCCTGCAGCAGCGCACCGCATTCTACGAGCGCCAGCTGATCGACACCCAGCTGACCGGCGAATTCCGCATCGCGCAGGACGTGACCGCCGAATTGCGCGGCACTTACGCCAACACCAAGCGCAAGGCGCCGGGCGAACTGACGTTCGAATACGTCCGCACGAATTCCGCCGCCGACCCGTTCGGCGCGTTCTTCGTGAACCGCCTCAACAACGGCAACGGCGGCAACGGCGGCATCACCTTTTCCGATCTAAACGAGGACCTGTGGGCTGGCGGGGCGGACGTGACCTGGCGGGTCATGCCCCCGCTCGCCTTCACGGCGGGCGGCGCATATTCGAAGACCGACCGGTTCAGCTCGCGGCGCGATTTTCTGATCCTTGCGCCCAACACGTTCCAAGGCAGCACGCAGGCGGTGAGCGCCATCGGTCTGCTCCGCCCCGACCTCCTTCTCGGTCCGAACATCGTCGACGCTGTGGGTATCGGACTGATCGAGACCGACCCCGGCACGCCCGCTTTCGACGCGGGGCTGGAAATCAAGGCCGGCTACCTCAAGGGCAACTGGGCGATCGGCGACATTTCGATCGACGCAGGCGTGCGGTACGAGGACGCGACCCTCACGACCTCGCCGGTGCAGGTCTTCACCTCGGTCCCGCCTTCGGTTCCGCCGACCTCGCAGCAGAACGCCTACTGGCTGCCTGCAGCGACGGTAACCTGGGACATCGGCGGCGGCAGGCAGGTGCGCCTCAACGCCTCGAAGACCATCGCCCGCCCGCAGTTCCGCGAACTCATCGCGCAGCCATATTACGATCCCGACAGCAATCGGCCCTATCGCGGCAACCCGCTTCTGGTCGACAGCCACCTGTACAATGCCGAGGCGCGGTTCGAATGGTACTTCGCCCCCGAACAGCGGGTATCGCTGGCGGGCTTCTACAAGAAGATCGACAACCCGATCGAGGCGTTCGTCACCGGGATCGACTTGCTCACGAGCTACGCCAACGCGCCTTCGGCCAGCCTCTACGGCGCCGAATTCGAACTGGTGAAATACACGCCGCTCAGCGGCCTCGGCGGCGGCTTCTTCGCTCCTCGCCGCCTGGTCGGCATCGTGAACTACACCTACACCCAGTCCGAACTGTCGGTCGGTGCGAATGACAGCGTGGCCGTCTTCGGCGCGGCATCGACCATTGCCACCGACTACTTCCGCGATGGCTCGCCGCTCACCGGACAGTCGGATCACATCGTCAATCTGCAACTCGGTCTCGAGAACGAGGATCGCCTGTCGCAGCAGACCCTGCTGCTGTCCTACGCCAGCGACCGCGTGGTCAGCCGCGGCCTCAACGGCTCGCCGCCCCAGCCCGACGTGATCGAAAGTCCCGGCCTGCAGCTGGACTTCGTGTGGCGCGAAGGGTTCAGCCTGCTGGGCGCCGAACTGGAAGCCAAGTTCGAAGCGCGCAACATCTTCGGCCGCGGCCACCGAGAATTTCAGCGGGCCGGCGAAAACCAAATCGAGATCAACACGTATGACGTGGGTACGACGCTGGCCGCATCGGTCGGCCTCAAGTTCTGA
- a CDS encoding DUF2339 domain-containing protein — MEYAAFFLLFGGVAWLWRKVDALESEVARLRSGLIAPQTPAADAPPAPAMRPSVPLVASSQDPDPAPPEDATVAPVAVEETPHRKRSFDFEDLFGRMLPIWAGGVTLAVAGFFLVRWSIDAGLLTPPVRVVLAGLFGIALIAGAEAAYRWRERVADPRVAQALAGAGLATLYAAFYLAGSTYGLITAGAAFVGLMAVTAAAIGLSFRFGLPSAVLALVGGFAAPALVASENANLPLLTIYLAMVTVGIGWAGNRQGRAWLGAAALAGALGWGALLVLEAAANGQGDIVMLGAFLALLGGVLPAFLGGANGFYRWGRVAATGIAALQLAVLVAQGGFGPLEWGLYLLLGAALAWFGWRMPAMREGGAVAATIVILLLLVWTGPTPWFFASVAAAIAAIFALPPLARLWRGTGFRLDVAQAAGVALGLALAVHWHFVSFPRGAPQVVVALALAGVAVLPALVSHWAGRAGNGAGVRSIWAAQAAAALIAYAALAQVLPLQAMAWAAGLLALAAAWRSATFAGALAMFACLAALWAIGPAVRWAEAGLQAIGGMPMAMTGMPTVRAVFLNAAPAAVALGAWRLLAPPQTNWVRRLLGASAVAVTAIAAHTIYRHAFAAMAGTDFVATGVLERAVWEGLLLGLGWLALKRGWGRVAAIAAILATAHFAWFALVLHNPLWSMQAVGPLPLTNALLPMYAAGFAALWLAAKLLPARAAWPRWAIQAGIVLLAALFTLSELRQAFAGSLLATGPVSQSEDLLRSLAGIVLAAAFLAWGARTGSRSWRIGSLVLMVIAVLKVFLVDAAGLEGLSRIASFMALGFSLIGIGWFYNRQLRTPQESLPTSVT, encoded by the coding sequence ATGGAATATGCCGCCTTCTTCCTGCTGTTCGGCGGCGTTGCCTGGCTCTGGCGCAAGGTCGACGCACTGGAGAGCGAGGTCGCGCGGCTCAGAAGCGGTCTGATTGCGCCGCAAACACCCGCCGCCGATGCACCGCCTGCGCCCGCGATGCGCCCGTCGGTTCCGCTGGTTGCATCGTCGCAGGACCCAGACCCCGCTCCCCCCGAAGATGCGACCGTGGCGCCGGTCGCAGTCGAGGAAACGCCGCACCGCAAGCGCTCGTTCGATTTCGAGGATCTCTTCGGCCGGATGCTGCCGATCTGGGCGGGCGGCGTCACACTGGCGGTGGCTGGGTTCTTCCTCGTGCGCTGGTCGATCGACGCGGGCCTGCTGACGCCGCCGGTCCGGGTCGTGCTGGCCGGGCTCTTCGGCATTGCCCTCATCGCCGGGGCCGAGGCCGCCTATCGCTGGCGCGAGCGGGTTGCGGACCCGCGCGTGGCACAGGCGCTGGCGGGCGCGGGGCTGGCGACGCTGTACGCCGCGTTCTACCTCGCGGGCAGTACGTACGGTTTGATAACTGCCGGGGCGGCGTTCGTCGGGCTGATGGCGGTCACTGCCGCGGCGATCGGCCTGTCGTTCCGTTTCGGGTTGCCGAGTGCGGTGCTCGCCCTCGTCGGAGGCTTCGCAGCCCCGGCACTGGTCGCGAGCGAGAATGCGAACCTTCCGCTTCTCACGATCTATCTCGCGATGGTCACGGTGGGGATCGGCTGGGCCGGCAACCGGCAGGGCCGTGCATGGCTGGGCGCCGCGGCGCTCGCGGGCGCGCTGGGTTGGGGCGCGCTGCTGGTGCTGGAGGCCGCGGCGAACGGGCAGGGCGACATCGTCATGCTCGGGGCGTTCCTGGCATTGCTCGGCGGTGTCCTGCCGGCGTTTCTCGGCGGCGCGAACGGTTTCTACCGCTGGGGACGGGTGGCCGCGACCGGGATTGCCGCGCTGCAACTGGCGGTTCTCGTGGCGCAGGGCGGGTTCGGCCCGCTCGAATGGGGACTGTACCTCCTGCTCGGTGCCGCCCTTGCGTGGTTCGGCTGGCGAATGCCGGCGATGCGCGAAGGCGGTGCGGTGGCGGCGACGATCGTGATCCTGCTGCTGCTCGTATGGACCGGACCAACACCTTGGTTCTTCGCGTCGGTGGCCGCGGCCATCGCCGCGATATTCGCTCTTCCGCCGCTCGCGCGGCTGTGGCGCGGGACCGGGTTTCGGCTCGATGTCGCCCAGGCCGCGGGGGTGGCCCTCGGCCTCGCGCTGGCGGTTCACTGGCATTTCGTCTCGTTTCCGCGAGGAGCGCCGCAGGTCGTCGTCGCGCTGGCGCTGGCGGGCGTCGCGGTGCTCCCCGCGCTGGTGTCGCACTGGGCGGGGCGGGCTGGCAACGGCGCCGGCGTCCGCTCGATCTGGGCGGCCCAGGCGGCAGCGGCGCTTATCGCCTACGCGGCGCTCGCGCAGGTATTGCCGCTCCAGGCGATGGCTTGGGCCGCAGGCCTGCTCGCGCTGGCGGCGGCGTGGCGGTCGGCGACGTTCGCAGGTGCGTTGGCAATGTTTGCCTGCCTCGCCGCGCTGTGGGCGATCGGTCCGGCTGTGCGCTGGGCCGAGGCGGGCCTCCAGGCGATCGGCGGAATGCCGATGGCAATGACCGGGATGCCGACCGTGCGCGCGGTCTTCCTCAACGCGGCACCGGCGGCCGTCGCACTGGGGGCCTGGCGCCTGCTCGCCCCGCCGCAGACGAACTGGGTTCGCCGGCTCTTGGGCGCGAGCGCCGTCGCAGTGACCGCGATCGCGGCGCATACGATCTACCGGCACGCCTTCGCGGCGATGGCCGGTACCGATTTCGTCGCGACCGGCGTACTTGAGAGAGCCGTCTGGGAAGGGCTTCTGCTCGGGCTAGGTTGGCTGGCGCTTAAGCGGGGCTGGGGCCGCGTCGCCGCTATCGCCGCCATTCTGGCGACGGCGCATTTCGCATGGTTCGCGCTGGTCCTGCACAACCCGCTGTGGAGCATGCAGGCGGTCGGCCCCCTGCCGCTCACCAACGCCTTGCTGCCGATGTACGCGGCAGGCTTCGCCGCGTTGTGGCTTGCCGCGAAGCTGCTGCCGGCTCGGGCCGCGTGGCCGCGCTGGGCGATACAGGCGGGGATCGTCCTCTTGGCCGCACTCTTTACGCTTTCCGAACTGCGCCAGGCCTTTGCCGGCTCGCTCCTCGCGACCGGACCGGTCAGCCAGTCCGAAGACCTGCTGCGTTCGCTCGCCGGTATCGTGCTCGCGGCAGCATTCCTTGCATGGGGTGCCCGCACGGGGAGCCGCAGCTGGCGGATCGGGAGCCTCGTGCTGATGGTGATCGCGGTGCTGAAGGTGTTCCTCGTCGACGCGGCGGGACTGGAAGGGCTCTCGCGGATCGCCTCGTTCATGGCGCTCGGCTTCAGCCTCATCGGCATCGGCTGGTTCTACAACCGCCAGCTCCGCACGCCGCAGGAAAGTCTGCCGACCTCCGTAACATAG
- a CDS encoding VirB4 family type IV secretion/conjugal transfer ATPase, producing the protein MSKKWIGAASWSAKEARAGDRLPYARLVDGNTVLLRDGSVMTALQVPGLLFETEDSDALNHHAATREVMLRSTLDARFVMYHHVIRRRVAIELDAAFPDPLTAHIDAKWQERLGSGSLFVNDQFVTLIRRPARGRAGLAEKAGKMWSKKGQKVAEADPKDVRTLKAAATGLVASLQAYGAALLGDYTGPSGATNNEILELLSALYNGEMRPVRRPAEETDIGQMLPYRRASFGLDAMELRGSGEPDFAAILSLKDYPEATSPGLLDALLRQPFEMIVSESYAPSERTTARERMDLAIRRLKSADEEAMAERGDMLAARDALGNGAVGFGDHHLTVLVREATLPDLDEATAQCAAALADTGAIVVREDTNLEPAFWGQFPGNEGYIARRAMISSANMASFGSLHGMALGQAEGNHWGDAVTLLQTTSATPFFFNFHTGDLGNFTVIGPSGSGKTVVMNFLAAQAQKFSPRTILFDKDRGAELFIRGIGGRYDRIASGEPTGFNPLALPDTPGNRAFLRDWLAVLLKAEGPEELATIAGAVDAAYANDASLRRLRHFRELLSGTRRPQPGDLADRLNAWIAGAENSWLFDNERDQLDLGARVLGFDMTALLENPRLRTPTMMYLFHRIEERLDGKPTMILIDEGWKALDDEIFAARIRDWLKTLRKRNAMVGFATQSARDALESRIATALVEQTATMVFMPNARARAEDYCDGFGLTDHELALIRSLPAHSRAFLIRQPDASVVVRLDLSGAPEVLAVLSGRESTVRRLDLLREAVGDNPADWFPALTGHAWPGGATVADDGADPDFKLAAE; encoded by the coding sequence ATGAGCAAGAAGTGGATCGGGGCCGCGAGTTGGAGCGCGAAGGAAGCCCGTGCGGGCGACCGGCTTCCCTACGCGCGCCTCGTCGACGGCAACACCGTGCTGCTGCGCGACGGCAGCGTGATGACCGCGCTGCAGGTGCCCGGCCTCCTGTTCGAGACGGAGGATTCCGACGCGCTCAACCATCACGCCGCCACGCGCGAGGTGATGCTGCGCTCCACGCTCGACGCCCGGTTCGTGATGTACCACCACGTCATTCGCCGGCGGGTGGCGATCGAGCTCGACGCCGCTTTTCCCGATCCCCTGACCGCGCATATCGATGCCAAGTGGCAGGAACGGCTCGGCAGTGGATCGCTGTTCGTCAACGACCAGTTCGTCACCCTCATCCGCCGCCCCGCGCGCGGGCGGGCGGGCCTCGCCGAAAAGGCCGGTAAGATGTGGTCGAAGAAGGGCCAGAAGGTCGCCGAAGCCGATCCCAAGGACGTGCGCACGTTGAAGGCGGCGGCGACCGGCCTGGTGGCGAGCTTGCAAGCCTACGGCGCGGCGTTGCTCGGCGATTACACGGGGCCGAGCGGGGCGACCAACAACGAGATCCTCGAGCTTCTTTCGGCGCTCTACAACGGCGAGATGCGGCCCGTGCGCCGCCCGGCCGAAGAAACCGACATCGGCCAGATGCTGCCCTATCGCCGGGCGAGCTTCGGGCTCGACGCGATGGAACTGCGCGGGTCGGGCGAGCCGGATTTCGCGGCGATCCTCAGCCTCAAGGACTATCCCGAAGCGACCAGCCCCGGCCTGCTCGACGCGCTCCTGCGCCAGCCGTTCGAGATGATCGTATCGGAAAGCTACGCGCCGTCCGAACGGACCACCGCGCGCGAGCGGATGGACCTTGCGATCCGCCGCCTGAAGAGCGCCGACGAGGAAGCGATGGCCGAGCGGGGCGACATGCTCGCCGCGCGCGATGCGCTGGGCAACGGCGCGGTCGGCTTCGGCGATCACCACCTGACGGTCCTCGTGCGCGAGGCGACCCTGCCCGACCTCGACGAGGCGACCGCCCAGTGCGCCGCCGCGCTCGCCGATACCGGCGCGATCGTCGTGCGGGAGGATACCAATCTGGAGCCCGCGTTCTGGGGCCAGTTTCCCGGCAACGAGGGCTATATCGCCCGCCGCGCGATGATCTCGAGTGCCAACATGGCGAGCTTCGGATCGCTCCACGGCATGGCACTGGGGCAGGCGGAAGGGAACCACTGGGGCGACGCGGTGACGCTGTTGCAGACGACCAGTGCGACGCCGTTCTTCTTCAATTTCCACACCGGCGATCTCGGCAACTTCACCGTCATCGGTCCGTCGGGTTCAGGCAAGACGGTGGTGATGAATTTCCTCGCCGCGCAAGCGCAGAAATTCAGCCCCCGCACCATCCTTTTCGACAAGGATCGCGGCGCCGAACTCTTCATCCGCGGGATCGGCGGCCGGTACGACCGGATCGCCAGCGGCGAACCCACCGGCTTCAACCCGCTGGCGCTGCCCGACACCCCCGGCAACCGCGCCTTCCTGCGCGACTGGCTCGCCGTGCTGCTCAAGGCCGAAGGGCCGGAGGAACTGGCGACGATCGCCGGGGCGGTCGATGCGGCCTACGCCAACGATGCCAGCTTGCGCCGCCTGCGCCATTTCCGCGAACTGCTCAGCGGCACGCGGCGGCCGCAACCGGGCGATCTTGCCGACCGGCTCAATGCATGGATCGCGGGCGCGGAGAACAGCTGGCTGTTCGACAACGAGCGCGACCAGTTGGACCTGGGTGCGCGCGTGCTCGGGTTCGACATGACCGCGCTGCTCGAAAACCCGCGGCTGCGCACGCCGACGATGATGTACCTTTTCCACCGGATCGAGGAACGTCTGGACGGCAAGCCGACGATGATCCTGATCGACGAGGGCTGGAAGGCTTTGGACGACGAGATCTTCGCCGCGCGTATCCGCGACTGGTTGAAGACGCTGCGCAAACGCAACGCAATGGTCGGCTTCGCCACGCAGTCGGCGCGCGATGCGCTGGAAAGCCGCATCGCGACCGCGCTGGTCGAGCAGACCGCGACGATGGTCTTCATGCCCAACGCGCGTGCACGGGCCGAGGACTATTGCGACGGGTTCGGCCTCACCGATCACGAACTGGCGCTGATCCGTTCGCTTCCCGCGCACAGCCGCGCGTTCCTCATCCGCCAGCCCGATGCGAGCGTCGTCGTGCGGCTCGACCTGTCGGGCGCGCCCGAAGTGCTCGCCGTGCTGTCGGGCCGCGAGAGCACCGTGCGCCGGCTCGATCTGCTGCGCGAGGCGGTGGGCGACAATCCCGCCGACTGGTTCCCCGCTCTCACCGGCCATGCCTGGCCCGGCGGCGCCACGGTCGCCGACGATGGCGCCGATCCCGACTTCAAGCTGGCCGCCGAATGA
- a CDS encoding lytic transglycosylase domain-containing protein: protein MILARASGIVWVALLCGAVPAHADVMEVGPDGARWVNGVLAVQVPAAQENDMLAPEEPAIVELAADFSVPPQAIADAARQAGVVPAVYAAKVFELASRFDLSPALIEALVWQESRWNAGARSPVGARGLAQLMPGTARYLGVDPDDPFANLEGGARYLREQLDRFDGNIEKALAAYNAGPGRVIAANGIPRIRETQTYVSSIMGRLSDHSREKN, encoded by the coding sequence ATGATTCTCGCGCGTGCGAGCGGTATTGTATGGGTGGCGCTGCTGTGCGGTGCCGTGCCCGCGCACGCCGATGTCATGGAGGTTGGGCCAGACGGTGCGCGGTGGGTGAACGGCGTACTGGCCGTCCAGGTTCCCGCAGCACAGGAAAACGACATGTTGGCTCCCGAAGAGCCGGCCATCGTCGAACTTGCAGCCGACTTTTCGGTCCCGCCGCAGGCCATTGCCGATGCCGCGCGGCAGGCAGGTGTGGTGCCCGCGGTCTACGCAGCCAAGGTCTTCGAACTCGCCAGTCGGTTCGACCTCTCGCCCGCGCTGATCGAGGCGCTGGTCTGGCAGGAAAGCCGCTGGAACGCCGGTGCGCGTTCGCCGGTCGGCGCGCGCGGCCTCGCCCAGCTGATGCCGGGAACTGCGCGCTATCTCGGGGTCGATCCGGATGACCCTTTCGCCAACCTCGAAGGCGGGGCGCGGTACCTGCGAGAACAGCTCGACCGGTTCGACGGCAACATCGAGAAGGCGTTGGCCGCCTACAACGCCGGGCCGGGCCGGGTGATCGCCGCAAACGGCATCCCGCGCATTCGCGAGACCCAGACTTACGTATCGTCCATCATGGGGCGGCTTTCCGATCACTCACGGGAGAAAAACTAG
- a CDS encoding TrbC/VirB2 family protein, with translation MRPTTRLLPLALLAASSPAFAQATDPQGSGPIVAALGWLQGTLLGNVATAVAVMAVAAVGFMMLTGRLNWRFGATVIIGVFILFGAASIVAGIQGAAAGA, from the coding sequence ATGCGTCCGACCACTCGCCTCCTTCCGCTGGCGCTTCTCGCCGCTTCGAGCCCTGCCTTCGCCCAGGCGACCGATCCGCAGGGATCCGGGCCGATCGTGGCCGCGCTCGGCTGGCTGCAGGGGACGCTACTGGGCAACGTCGCGACTGCGGTCGCGGTGATGGCGGTGGCTGCAGTCGGCTTCATGATGCTGACGGGCCGGCTGAACTGGCGCTTCGGGGCGACCGTGATCATCGGCGTGTTCATCCTGTTCGGCGCCGCCAGCATCGTCGCGGGCATCCAGGGCGCGGCGGCAGGCGCCTGA
- a CDS encoding type IV secretion system protein VirB3, translated as MELVRHPVHRALTRPQMFAGVTYNYFIINFALTTELFLITGSWWALPAALAFHMVGYFACLREPRFFDLWLTRVSKCPRVKNWKRWGCNSYAA; from the coding sequence GTGGAGCTGGTGCGCCACCCCGTCCATCGCGCGCTCACGCGGCCGCAGATGTTCGCCGGCGTGACGTATAACTATTTCATTATCAACTTCGCGCTGACAACCGAGCTGTTCCTGATCACCGGCAGCTGGTGGGCATTGCCCGCCGCGCTGGCCTTCCACATGGTCGGCTATTTCGCCTGCCTCAGGGAACCGCGCTTCTTCGACCTGTGGCTGACCCGGGTCAGCAAGTGCCCGCGGGTGAAGAACTGGAAGCGCTGGGGTTGCAACAGCTACGCGGCATGA
- a CDS encoding response regulator transcription factor — protein MDVVNIFLTDRNAEAMDDFVHDGRRFAFAHLSPGGPKRLVEGPVWAFVDWVMDDLAGLEMCRRLRADPRTAEAHITMVLEEDDADDRRRALKAGADDYILGPLDRTRVLDRVMAVEPGSSQRHAPGRLDFGALSIDLRALQARWQGRPMVLPPNEFRLLRYFAENANRVLTREELIAGLGKQEPPIDARTVDVWVGRLRRALKASGAGEALRTVRSLGYVFDLD, from the coding sequence ATGGACGTGGTCAATATCTTTCTCACCGACCGGAACGCGGAAGCAATGGACGACTTCGTCCACGACGGGCGACGGTTCGCCTTCGCGCACCTTTCCCCAGGTGGTCCGAAGCGGCTCGTCGAAGGGCCGGTGTGGGCTTTCGTCGACTGGGTCATGGACGACCTCGCCGGGCTGGAGATGTGCCGCCGCCTGCGCGCCGATCCGCGCACCGCCGAAGCCCACATCACAATGGTGTTGGAAGAAGACGATGCCGACGATCGCCGCCGGGCGCTGAAGGCCGGGGCTGACGATTACATCTTGGGTCCGCTCGACCGCACCCGCGTTCTCGACCGGGTGATGGCCGTCGAACCCGGCAGCAGCCAGCGGCATGCACCGGGGCGCCTCGATTTCGGCGCGCTGTCCATCGACCTGCGCGCGTTGCAGGCGCGCTGGCAGGGCAGGCCCATGGTACTGCCGCCGAACGAATTTCGCCTGCTGCGCTACTTCGCGGAAAACGCGAACCGCGTGCTCACGCGCGAGGAACTGATCGCAGGTCTCGGCAAGCAGGAACCGCCGATCGACGCGCGTACGGTCGACGTGTGGGTCGGGCGCCTGCGTCGCGCGCTGAAAGCGTCCGGGGCGGGCGAGGCGCTGCGCACCGTGCGCTCGCTCGGCTACGTCTTCGATCTCGACTGA
- a CDS encoding type IV secretion system protein, with protein sequence MSAACDNAAQGVGSGIAAALRAVDCVANESIAGAFGRLFAPGGALVTVLTILLTLFVAWFGINLLLGRANLSVRSLTPRMMTIGVVLTLVTSWVAYSTLVWNLAIGGPDEIATLITGSQGSATQVFAQKIDVVFQALQQAAPQTEGKDVGAFSPEGMLWLGAMLLLLGTVGVLVTARIALAVLVAVGPVFVVMALFESTRGMFTGWLKGLVMLALVPLFAVLGGSIMLELAVPVLASLVATPGQVDPQAAMAFFVIGAVHAALMIMVLKVAGTMVSGWRVFGMVPDRMDKADRAATVISSVAPSAGAVGATGAAAAGAGAGSGAGPTDRRIPVAAFATAPAANDAGGGARDVRVINNTLASGSGQAAPAMPGAGRARGIGSRFKSAPPRLSEKTK encoded by the coding sequence ATGAGCGCGGCCTGCGACAACGCCGCGCAGGGCGTCGGCAGCGGCATCGCCGCCGCTTTGCGGGCGGTCGACTGCGTCGCCAACGAATCCATTGCGGGCGCGTTCGGCCGGCTGTTCGCGCCGGGCGGGGCGCTCGTCACGGTGCTGACGATCCTGCTGACGCTGTTCGTCGCGTGGTTCGGGATCAACCTCCTGCTCGGCCGGGCGAACCTTTCGGTCCGCTCACTCACCCCGCGCATGATGACCATCGGCGTCGTCCTTACGCTGGTGACCAGCTGGGTCGCCTACTCCACGCTCGTCTGGAACCTCGCCATCGGCGGCCCCGACGAGATCGCCACCCTCATCACCGGCAGCCAGGGCAGCGCAACGCAGGTCTTCGCGCAGAAGATCGACGTGGTCTTCCAGGCACTTCAGCAGGCCGCTCCGCAGACGGAAGGCAAGGACGTCGGCGCATTCAGTCCCGAAGGCATGTTGTGGCTGGGCGCGATGCTGTTGCTGCTCGGCACCGTGGGGGTGCTGGTGACCGCGCGGATCGCGCTGGCCGTGCTCGTCGCGGTCGGCCCGGTCTTCGTCGTCATGGCCCTGTTCGAAAGTACGCGCGGCATGTTCACTGGCTGGCTCAAGGGACTGGTTATGCTCGCGCTGGTGCCGCTGTTCGCGGTCCTGGGCGGATCGATCATGCTCGAACTGGCGGTGCCGGTCCTCGCCTCGCTCGTGGCGACACCGGGTCAGGTCGATCCGCAGGCGGCGATGGCGTTCTTCGTCATCGGCGCGGTGCACGCCGCGCTGATGATCATGGTGCTGAAGGTCGCCGGCACAATGGTGTCGGGCTGGCGGGTGTTCGGCATGGTGCCCGACCGCATGGACAAGGCCGATCGCGCGGCCACCGTCATCTCGAGCGTGGCCCCGTCCGCCGGTGCCGTGGGCGCGACCGGAGCGGCTGCCGCCGGCGCGGGCGCGGGATCGGGGGCCGGGCCGACCGACCGCCGCATCCCCGTGGCCGCATTCGCCACCGCCCCGGCCGCCAACGATGCCGGCGGGGGCGCGCGCGACGTGCGCGTCATCAACAACACCCTTGCTTCAGGTTCCGGTCAGGCCGCCCCGGCCATGCCGGGTGCCGGGCGCGCTCGCGGCATCGGGAGCCGCTTCAAGTCCGCGCCCCCTCGTCTTTCGGAGAAAACGAAATGA